The Thermosynechococcus sp. CL-1 genomic interval TATTCAGCACATCTCTACTTGCAGATGAGTTCTTGGTGTGCCCACAAAGCCCTTGAGGGTTGTGCGGCCTTCCTTAGTCAACATGCTGATGAAGAAATGGCACACATGCGGCGGCTTTTGAACTACATGCATGAAACCGGCGCCTTGGCAATCCTAGGCGGTATGGAAGCTCCCCCACACACATTTCAGTCCCTGAAGGAGATGTTCAGTAAAGTTTATGAGCATGAACAGTTTGTGACTCACAAAATTAATGAGTTAGTGCAGTTAGCGGATACGGAGCCTGACTATGCGACGTTGCAATTTTTGCAGTGGTATGTGGCCGAGCAGCACCAAGAAGAGTTTTTGTTCAAGAGTATCCTTGACAAAATTGAACTGATTGGCACGGAGGGGCAAGGACTCTTCTTTATTGATCAGGAAATTGGCAGGCTTGCCCAAACCAAAGGAACCACGACAATGCAGTCAACACCCGCAGCCTAAAGAGAAAAGGGTGCCGCTTGAGAAAGTGTCATGTGCCGCTATAGGAGTGCCCAAGGACTCAGAGTATCTTTTAGGTAGTGAGGAGTGATTCGCAAACAAAAGTCTCGGGGTCGAAACACGGCAAGACTCCCGGGGCTTTTTATTTTGGGCGAAAACCGTTACGTTAAAGAATATGCCTTTGCGAATTTCTGGCCAGCGATCGCTCAAAACGCTGCCGGGTCACAGTACGCGACCCACCAGTGCCAAAGTTCGCCAAGCCATTTTCAATATCTGGCAGGGTCGCCTCCAAGGATGTTGCTGGCTGGATTTGTGTGCTGGTACCGGTGCCATGGGAGCGGAAGCCCTGCTGCGGGGTGCCCAGTGGGTAGTGGGTATTGAGCAGTCTCCCCAAGCCTGCCAAGTCATTCGTGACAACTGGTCAGCCGTTGCCCAACCCCATCAGCACACGCTGGTTTTGCGGGGAGATGTACGCCAGAAATTGCCGCAAGTCCCTATTCCGCAGTTTGACTTTATTTACTTTGATCCCCCCTACAATGGTGATTTATATCTACCCGTTCTCCAGTTGCTTTGGCAGGAGGAGCGTCTCAGCCCTAAGGGGGAAATTGCTGTTGAGTGTCGCACCAAAAATCCACCAGATTTAGAGGCGATCCTAGCGATCGGCTGGCAGCAGCAACGCATTAAAACCTATGGCAGCACAACAGTACTCTTCTTGGTTTGTTACAAAAATTGACATTTACAGACATTGGTGGTGCTGAATTGGTAGCACGGCAGTTGCAGGAGGCTATGCAGGCACGGTACATTGTCCATGAATATTCTTCAGCGAGTCATTGTGTGAGTCTCAGCTTTGGGGTGGCAGCCCTGATTCCGGGGGGCAGTGATTCTCCCTTAGAGCTTTTTAACGCAGCGGATCAGGCGCTTTACGATGCTAAACGCCAAGAACGCAACCGCATTGTTGTCCGCCCCATTGTCAAGTCGCCCACAGTGCCTCGTTAGTGGTTCCTTTATGGGGATTTCTTATGCAAACTCGCCCCCTCGGCCGCACAGAGATTCAAATTACACCGCTGATTCTTGGCACTTGGCAAGCAGGCAAACGCTGGTGGGTCGGTATTGAAGATGAGGAGTCCATTCGCACGATTCGTACCGCTGTCGAAGCAGGGATGACCACCATTGATACGGCTGAGGTCTATGGGGATGGTCATTCAGAGCGGATTGTGGCCGCCGCCGTGGGAGACTTGCGCGATCGCTGTGTCTATGCGACGAAGGTCTTTGCCAATCACTTGCGCTACAAAGAGGTGATTGCCGCCTGCGAGCGATCGCTGCGCAACCTCAACACCGACTACATTGATCTCTACCAAATTCACTGGCCCGCCGGTTCCTTTGGCTCGGAAATCGTGCCCATCGAGGAAACCATGCAGGCAATGGTGGAGTTGCAAGTGGCGGGCAAAATCCGTGCCATTGGGGTTTCCAACTTCTCCCGTGCCCAACTGGCCGAAGCAATGCAGTACGGACGCATTGACAGTGTCCAGCCCCCCTATTCCCTGTTTTGGCGTTGGGCAGAAACAGAACTCATCCCCTTCTGTATTGAGCATGAGATTACGGTTTTGGCCTACTCCTCTCTGGCTCAAGGGTTACTCACGGGTCGCTTTGGCCCCGGCCACCAGTTCGATCCCGAAGATAACCGCGCCAAAAACCAACTTTTTCAGGGGGAAACTTACGCCCGTGCCCTTGAAGCCATTGAACTGATGAAGCCCATTGCCACCAGCTTGGGCACAACGATAGGGAATTTAGCCTTGGCGTGGCTACTCCATCAACCGCAAACCTGTGCCATTGTTGGTGCCCGCCATCCAGAGCAGGTGCTAGAAAATATCAAAGCGGCTGACCTCCGCTTGGATGAGTCGATTTTGGCCATGCTCGATGAAATTAGCCAGCCAGTCATCGCCACCCTTGATTCGGAGAATCCAGTAATGTGGAAGTGGTAGTTCAGATTCACCAATGTGTTTATGGAACTCCTTGGTCTTGGTGCA includes:
- the rsmD gene encoding 16S rRNA (guanine(966)-N(2))-methyltransferase RsmD, with the protein product MPLRISGQRSLKTLPGHSTRPTSAKVRQAIFNIWQGRLQGCCWLDLCAGTGAMGAEALLRGAQWVVGIEQSPQACQVIRDNWSAVAQPHQHTLVLRGDVRQKLPQVPIPQFDFIYFDPPYNGDLYLPVLQLLWQEERLSPKGEIAVECRTKNPPDLEAILAIGWQQQRIKTYGSTTVLFLVCYKN
- a CDS encoding aldo/keto reductase, which codes for MQTRPLGRTEIQITPLILGTWQAGKRWWVGIEDEESIRTIRTAVEAGMTTIDTAEVYGDGHSERIVAAAVGDLRDRCVYATKVFANHLRYKEVIAACERSLRNLNTDYIDLYQIHWPAGSFGSEIVPIEETMQAMVELQVAGKIRAIGVSNFSRAQLAEAMQYGRIDSVQPPYSLFWRWAETELIPFCIEHEITVLAYSSLAQGLLTGRFGPGHQFDPEDNRAKNQLFQGETYARALEAIELMKPIATSLGTTIGNLALAWLLHQPQTCAIVGARHPEQVLENIKAADLRLDESILAMLDEISQPVIATLDSENPVMWKW
- a CDS encoding diguanylate cyclase, which produces MTFTDIGGAELVARQLQEAMQARYIVHEYSSASHCVSLSFGVAALIPGGSDSPLELFNAADQALYDAKRQERNRIVVRPIVKSPTVPR
- the ftnA gene encoding non-heme ferritin, translated to MLSQAMTNRLNEQINLEIYSAHLYLQMSSWCAHKALEGCAAFLSQHADEEMAHMRRLLNYMHETGALAILGGMEAPPHTFQSLKEMFSKVYEHEQFVTHKINELVQLADTEPDYATLQFLQWYVAEQHQEEFLFKSILDKIELIGTEGQGLFFIDQEIGRLAQTKGTTTMQSTPAA